From the genome of Medicago truncatula cultivar Jemalong A17 chromosome 2, MtrunA17r5.0-ANR, whole genome shotgun sequence:
atgttgattatgatattgttacgttgctatgttgtttaagataatgattatgatattgttaagttgttatgttgttgtgtataattgttactattaagtgatgaatatgttgttctatatatgattaatattattaagtgaatattatgttatgttattgatgatgatcgaatgttgtgattacttggtaattgtttatcaaagatgctatgatgtttaagatgatattgtttaagatgtttatgttgaagatttatgatgttgattttggtgttagtatgtgttgattatattttcataagatgatgaatacgttgttgttatattaatacaagaagatgaatatgttgttgttatattattatattatgaagagatgatgtatatataattattattattattaagtgaatatcatgctatgttgttgttatattattatattatgacgagatgatgtatatataattatcattattattaagtgaatatcatgttacgttgttgttatattattataagaagatgtttatgttatgatgaagataattattactattaataagagatgattatattgtgttgttttaaagttattagtgatgatgattacatgttgatatctatgagttgttaagtgtacttgatgatgtttatgttaaattgataagttgtcttttattaatgaattgataatgagatgtttgatgaataattattattatgaattaatgatgttgttatgttgtatatgaattaggattaagatgttgttatgctatatatgaactatgactatgatgtgatgatctatgtttgttacgatttggttaatatgtgttatatgatgatatttataatgtgatgaatataaagtaaatgataattagaggttagttggattattaagaattatacattaagaagtattattgctaatagatgaagttatttgtgttgttaaatataattattgaattatatgcttgatattattgttttgtgaaatctcaccccttctgcttgaaaatgttgctcttcgtatgagtaacttgcaggtattactgattagtaggagtggtggctcaagtgtcttaggtgctctgatacgtaacgggatgggaactttgttattgctttctattccttacgtattgtttttgaagaattatgactttggttgtagattggatttttttgacataattgtaaagaggctttagtgccaaaggctgttttgattattgaataatttccgctgcgaagtattaaagactttttagttattgaattttaaaggataaatagttatttatacagtttatgattttaagaaaagaatgtgacattccgtttaggtgaattactctgattaaataaatgaaattttcacgttgggaaaacggggtgttacagatacCATCTTGCATCCCCTCCTGGTAGGTAGGGGTAGTTGTTTTGTGCCAGTTTCGGAGAGACAATCAAGGTGAGTAGAAAAGGAAAATTAATATGGTGTTGATGACATATTGTTAGATGTTACAGTGATGCAAGATCTAATGatcataattaaaattaaatgttgtcTTTTGTGGACCATCTAGTCTCACGACTCACCATAGATACAGCCCCATCtactatttttaattgaaatggaggaatacTTACTGAGACACAATCCCAACTAAAAGTATTTGAGCacacaaacaaaattttaaaaaattgaaatagaataaaattaaatgatttcaagtgattaaattatttttgtttaactttgttgattttatgtgtgtccaaataataatattaatttggaTATGTGCCATTTGAAATGTTTCACACTTGACATTAAAATGCAATGCATAGGTCCATAAGTATTAGCTGAACTGagaaaaatgccgaaattgttaggttgtACGTTATgattggggttcaaaccccacgtccactttgtgtgtgtgagtttatgaaaagaatcattttaaaaaaaatcatttttaataaaatatttgcgttttgaatagtttttaaaaaaaaaaaaaatcatttttaataactagtaggtagaaagaaagaaaaaatataacacCTATATGGTTTATTTGCAGGCACATGGttgaatttataataattgaGGTAATacttcttctaaaaaaaaattatctacttttttaaatactttttatgaaaataattttttgagatCCATACAATTAATGATTTTTAGACCGACAAAATGACAATAACGACAATAACCATTggaaactcacacacataagtggaggagttggagttcgaaccccgatcatggcaACCGACCTAGCAATTTCGATATTTTTGACAATTAAACTATGACTTATGGACGACGCCATACAATGTttacatataacaaaatttatatcaacCTTAATAATTATACTTATGAAATCagaattttataacaaaaataaaatattattattaattttgaaaaggtATCATGTAATGACCATAATCAACAAATGGGGAGTGGTGCAGGCAAGCTTGGCAAGAAAGTAAgagaattattttatgatgttttCTCCAGAAAATGTGGAGTAAGAAgaagatagaaaaaataaagagtTAAAGAAGGGAAAAATAAGAATTGCTTCTTTCAACTTTGGTTATTCTCATTTCATAAATGTTAAAATTTCATAAGATACATGTGTTCTTTAGGTGTGAAGCACCATATGCATGATTCACTTATAATATCATGTAATTCCTATCAAACCATATAATGAAATGATGTGATATTCAactgtttgaatattttaaaaaattatgtaatagAATGGAAATGATGACATTATTCCATCTCAtactatttttcattaaaatttcaccataatttattaaaagaaGAGTCTGATCTATGTTTCATTTCACTCAACTATGCTCAttctattttataaattttcatttcattgcaTTACATACCAATCCAAAagttgaaagaagaagaaaaattggaaaatacaAAGGAAAAATACATCTTGCTCTCTTGTTTTCTTTGAGTTTTTCAACTGGCTTTAACTTCTCCTAAGCTGACAATTTCAGTTTGTCCAACTTTTTTCCTCAAACATTTTGTCAACGTGACAGCATCTACACCATCTCCAATAACTACTATCTTGTCTTTCTCATCTCCCTCTAATCCCACAAAATTCACACCTGCATTTACCAAACCACAAAACTTTAGTAACATAATAACTCAGATCAACACTAGTTAGAAAATGTTAATTAGCGAAGaaaatttagagagaaaaatataaaaaaattgtcttaaaattttacaataaatttAGTGATTGATTTCATTTTTCCATCGCTAATTTCATTcgttaatttcatttttttcctcataaaagttcttaaaatgaaaatcaagACAACAAAGATTTTTCGACACGAACCGTTTGCTCCAGCTACAACCTCGAGTGCCTTGGTGCGACACTTTTGACATCTCATGTGAACCCTCATCACAATCTTTTGCTGCAAACACAatcacatttaaagaaaaaaaaatcagtagcTAATTTAGTATACACAAACAATGAAATTGACGCATATTCAtattataaatagaaaaaacaaaggAATGCACTTAGCAAGTGTGATGCAATTGCATCTATACCTTCATGTTGTCAGAGATGAAATTCTTGAGAAACTTAACTTGTGTTATCCAATTTATATGTGATCAAACTTGGGAACAAACGCAACATAAGTCAAGTCTTGCATGTAACAAACACGCTAAGTCATTAATATCAAGGTCGTATTTTAAAGAAATAACCGATAAATTTCTAGCATAAAGTTACTTTCTAGAAAACCAAGTTAATTGGGCTCCGGTGGTAAGGAGCACCTTTCAAAGACGTATCCGAGAAATACCGGATTCGATTCTCAGAAGGAACAACGCTTGATTAGCGCGCATGCTTCTATGCATAAGtcggattagtcgtccacctttaATAGGTCGAAAGCTGGTGCGaaagtttaaaagaaaaagttacttTCTAGAATATTGAATTTTCTGAATTGTATATTTTCTGAAGTTATTTTCGAAAGTTATTTTCTGAAGACATGTGTTGATGTATTTATGTCATTTAAGAGACAACTAACGTTGGGGTCGGTGATGTGATCGCATTCAGCCATTCACATTTAGATTTTAGTTGTGTAACGCGCAAGAAATTTTTTTGGACTTTGTTAATTATAAAAAGGTTGACATATGAAAGTCAAGCAAAAACTATTAGGtgattttatgaatttacaaaaaatataagaataaaaTTTGAGCCAGGaggtttaattaattttagacAAAATTTTGAGTAATCTGCAAAAGGTTTTCAATTCTATCTCGGTTGAGttaaagcaaaaacaaaaagtaaaatagtgatatcttgattttttttaatcatccaATTCTAGGAAGATAATTTGTTTACTTaatcttcaatcaatttattgtTAATTGCATTATCATCTCTTATTTTCACAGAAACATGATTTTTACCCTTCCATTTCTAAATATGAGATTTTAGTCTCTTATCTAATTTTATATTGTATTGCTGGAAAAATGGTGTTGGAGATTACTTGTTGATTAGGGTGGGTTATGACATAAAGTCTTAGCAGCAAAATATGGGGTAAGAACATTTGTGATGTTAAAAAGGGAGTAGGCGTGCCTGAGGCAGGTTGGTTTGCGGCTAATTTGGTGTGTCACGTAGGTAATGGTGAAAGTTTCTCTTTTTGAAACGATCCTTGGCTGGAAGGGGGTTCATTATGTGTTAAATATTAGTtgtatgtttgatttgtttgttgaCTCTAGTATAATTGTTGCTGAGACAAGGAGATTGGGGTGGGGGGTTGACGACAGAGGTTGGAGATGGAGGAGGAGACTTTTCTCTTGGGAAGAGGAGCTGGTTGTGGAACGTTGTTCTTTGTTAGAcaatattgttttgcaggaatCAATTTTGGATACCTGGTCTTGAAAAATTGATCCAGGTCAAGGTTATTCTGTTAAAGGAATTTACAATTTGTTGATCCATGATGATCATCAAGTCCAAGCACCTTTCACGGAGATCATTTGCAACAAATTAGTGTCTCTTAATTAAAGTGTCACTTTTTGCATGGACACCACTGATAAATAGGCTCGGACAAAATATAACTTAATTAGACGTGGAGTTCTTCAATTAGGTTCTCTTTAATGTTCCGTAGTTGTAGTATGAAGGAATAAATGAGATGTCAAATTCTATTATGAAATGGTGTGGATATCTAAACAGCTCAAATGAGCCATCAATTCTCCCAAAAAAATGGGGTTTTGTTTATTTCTATGACTTTTAAATTCTAATGATGCCAAGAAGATAAGCTTGCCACAAGTAATTACCAGATTTGATACAATTCATTAATGAactacaataaaaaataaattgtttgggATCAATAATCTGAATTTCAATCCTAGTTAACACAATTCttgttttttatcctttttcttttttttgaaaaagcttaACACAGATCTTGTtgaaagcttatttattttttaatcaaactcCAAACTATCAAAGTCTTTCTtccctaaaaaacaaaataaccatTTGTTTTAGTTAACAAGGTCATGGATTGTgttccgtcaaaaaaaaaaaaggtcatggATTGTGAAATGTCACATGGGAGGCGATAGACTTTTAATAAGCATATGATTGATTCATCTAATTTTGGGTCCATTATGAAAGATTgtctctctctaaaatctctTTTTTGTCAAAACTCTACGGTAGATTATTTTTTGGAGCCAGCCTACATAATGACTTATAAGTCAGTTTTGGAGTGTTTGATTATCTTTCacatagtaattttactattttgcaagatattattattattgaaaaatgacATAAGATAAGACtatttgacttaaaaaaaaaactacttcatTGCAACTTCCTAGCTACACTCCTACTATTATCATTTTGTGAAATTCATCttcttatttaaaaatttaacaattttaatCTATCCATGAAATATTACATCTAAACTACGAAGATATGacatataaaactttttttttaaaagaatgtttaaataaaacttttaaaagatttttggcaaaattacacaattagtcccttaactttattttaggtaacactttcgtcttttatctttttttttgtcacgatttagtcatttatgttataaaatgacaatatcttatcattttttatgagatttttttcaaagaaatttaattttctaggcttgtatgatgaagatttgcgtttgcctatgagtttgatgattttttatttggagtttttgattatttttttcataaaaaaggataactatattgttattttataacataaaggactaaatcgtgacaaaaaaaaatataaaggacgaaagtgttaactaaaataaagttaagggactaagtGCGTAATTTTGCTAAGATTTTTCTTACAATTTCATGACATTAATAATTTTCCATCATTAAgactatgtttggattgatggaatGGGATGGAATGGAGTGAACTTatgttccattgtttggataagtAATAAAAGGATGGAATGGAATGGTATGGAGTGGAATAGATTTCATCCTATTCCACCACGTACTCTCACTTTTGTTACCCCCAATTTGGGAGGAATGCGATGgaatccattttattttattttttaactattaTAAATACCATTATGTCCCTATGTTTCTTTGTGCCATATTCTATCCATCACGCATATGCGCTGTGATTTTTTTGCTTTCgacaattattataaaaaccTTTGCATCATCTGTGTTATTTGTAGTATGCAGCACACATtaattttcgtaaaaaaaaaaaattatagtttcatttgttttctcttttatttaattctGATACAGTAtaggtttgtgtttttttttgtggtggccggggtttgaagtTTAAACTCCGgatcttacatattttatgcattgtccaaaccaactgagctaagctcacgagggcAGTATAGGTTTGTGTTTAGTATATATATGAAAGTGTTTTGTAAATAAGggtaaaaaaggaaataaaaagtTGTAATTCATTCCATTTCGTTCAATTTCCAAACGATGGAGTGGTATTTTGTTCCGTTCCATtgtaaaatatccaaacaatagAATGGACTCTCTATTCCATTTCGT
Proteins encoded in this window:
- the LOC11409534 gene encoding heavy metal-associated isoprenylated plant protein 47, translated to MKQKIVMRVHMRCQKCRTKALEVVAGANGVNFVGLEGDEKDKIVVIGDGVDAVTLTKCLRKKVGQTEIVSLGEVKAS